A section of the Citrobacter farmeri genome encodes:
- the ppa gene encoding inorganic diphosphatase, giving the protein MSLLNVPAGKDLPEDIYVVIEIPANADPIKYEVDKESGALFVDRFMSTAMFYPCNYGYINHTLSLDGDPVDVLVPTPYPLEPGSVIRCRPVGVLKMTDESGEDAKLVAVPHTKLSKEYDHIKDVNDLPELLKAQITHFFEHYKDLEKGKWVKVDGWDNAEAAKAEIVASFERAAKK; this is encoded by the coding sequence ATGAGCTTACTCAACGTCCCGGCCGGTAAAGACCTGCCGGAAGATATCTACGTTGTTATTGAGATCCCGGCTAACGCAGATCCGATCAAATACGAAGTCGACAAAGAGAGCGGCGCACTGTTCGTTGACCGCTTCATGTCCACCGCGATGTTCTATCCGTGCAACTACGGTTACATCAACCACACTCTGTCTCTGGACGGTGACCCGGTTGACGTTCTGGTCCCGACTCCGTATCCGCTGGAACCTGGCTCCGTTATCCGCTGCCGTCCGGTTGGCGTACTGAAAATGACCGACGAATCCGGTGAAGATGCGAAACTGGTAGCCGTACCGCACACCAAACTGAGCAAAGAGTACGATCACATCAAAGATGTGAACGACCTGCCGGAACTGCTGAAAGCACAGATCACGCACTTCTTCGAGCACTACAAAGATCTCGAAAAAGGCAAGTGGGTGAAAGTGGACGGTTGGGACAACGCAGAAGCCGCTAAAGCGGAAATCGTTGCTTCCTTCGAGCGCGCCGCGAAGAAATAA
- the tamA gene encoding autotransporter assembly complex protein TamA encodes MPHIRQLCWVSLLCLSSSAFAANVRLQVEGLSGELEKNVRAQLSTIQSDEVTPDRRFRARVDDAIREGLKALGYYEPTIDFDLRPPPAKGRQVLVAKVTPGEPVRIGGTEVILRGGARTDRDYLDLLKTRPAIGTVLNHGDYDSFKKSLTSVALRKGYFDSEFNKSQLGIALDRHQAFWDIDYDSGERYRFGHVSFEGSQIREEYLQNLVPFKEGDAYESKELGELNRRLSATGWFNSVVVAPEFDKARKTKVLPLKGVVSPRTENTIETGVGYSTDVGPRVKTTWKKPWMNSYGHSLTTSASISSPEQQLDFSYKMPLLKNPLEQYYLVQGGFKRTDLNDTEQDSTTLAVSRYWDLSSGWQRAINLRWSLDHFTQGQVTNTTMLLYPGVMISRTRSRGGLMPTWGDSQRYSIDYSNTAWGSDVDFSVFQAQNVWIRSLYDRHRFVMRGNLGWIETGDFDKVPPDLRFFAGGDRSIRGYKYKSISPKYSNGDLKGASKLATGSLEYQYNVTGKWWGAMFVDSGEAVSDIRKSDFKTGAGVGVRWQSPVGPIKLDFAVPVGDKDEHGLQFYIGLGPEL; translated from the coding sequence GTGCCACATATCCGTCAGTTATGCTGGGTGAGCCTGTTGTGTTTAAGCAGTTCTGCCTTTGCCGCGAACGTCCGTCTACAGGTCGAAGGGCTATCAGGAGAACTGGAGAAAAACGTCCGGGCACAACTCTCAACCATCCAGAGTGATGAAGTCACGCCGGACCGGCGCTTTCGCGCGCGCGTGGATGACGCCATCCGCGAAGGGTTAAAGGCGCTCGGCTATTACGAACCGACCATTGATTTCGATCTGCGTCCGCCTCCGGCGAAAGGGCGTCAGGTGCTGGTGGCCAAAGTGACGCCCGGTGAACCGGTGCGCATTGGCGGAACAGAAGTCATTTTACGCGGCGGCGCGCGTACCGACAGAGATTACCTGGATTTGCTGAAAACGCGTCCGGCGATCGGTACGGTGCTCAATCATGGGGACTATGACAGCTTCAAAAAGTCATTAACCAGCGTGGCGCTACGTAAAGGGTATTTCGACAGCGAATTTAATAAGAGCCAGTTGGGTATTGCGCTTGATCGCCATCAGGCGTTCTGGGATATCGACTACGACAGCGGTGAACGTTATCGCTTTGGTCACGTCTCCTTTGAAGGCTCGCAGATCCGCGAGGAGTACCTGCAAAACCTGGTGCCATTCAAAGAAGGGGATGCGTACGAGTCGAAAGAGCTCGGCGAGCTGAACCGTCGACTTTCGGCGACCGGCTGGTTTAACTCCGTGGTTGTCGCGCCCGAATTCGACAAAGCGCGGAAAACCAAAGTGCTGCCGCTGAAGGGCGTGGTGTCGCCGCGAACGGAAAACACCATCGAGACCGGGGTGGGTTATTCCACCGACGTGGGGCCGCGCGTGAAGACCACGTGGAAAAAGCCGTGGATGAACTCTTATGGCCACAGCCTGACGACCAGCGCCAGTATCTCGTCACCTGAACAGCAGTTAGATTTCAGTTATAAAATGCCGCTGCTGAAGAATCCGCTGGAGCAATACTATCTGGTGCAGGGTGGTTTTAAGCGTACCGATCTCAACGATACCGAACAGGACTCCACCACGCTTGCGGTTTCTCGCTACTGGGATCTTTCCAGTGGCTGGCAGCGCGCCATTAACCTGCGCTGGAGTCTCGACCACTTTACTCAGGGGCAGGTGACGAACACCACCATGCTGCTCTATCCTGGCGTGATGATCAGCCGTACCCGTTCGCGCGGTGGTCTGATGCCCACCTGGGGCGACTCCCAGCGTTACTCCATTGATTACTCCAACACCGCCTGGGGTTCCGACGTCGACTTCTCGGTCTTTCAGGCGCAAAACGTCTGGATCCGTTCCTTGTACGATCGTCATCGCTTCGTGATGCGCGGCAATCTCGGCTGGATCGAAACCGGCGATTTCGACAAAGTGCCGCCAGACCTGCGTTTCTTCGCCGGGGGCGACCGCAGTATTCGTGGCTACAAATACAAATCCATTTCACCAAAATACAGCAACGGTGACCTGAAAGGGGCCTCAAAACTGGCAACCGGGTCACTGGAATACCAGTACAACGTCACCGGCAAATGGTGGGGGGCAATGTTTGTCGACAGCGGTGAAGCCGTCAGTGATATCCGTAAAAGCGATTTCAAAACCGGTGCCGGGGTGGGCGTACGCTGGCAGTCTCCGGTCGGGCCAATCAAGCTCGATTTTGCCGTTCCGGTCGGCGATAAAGATGAGCACGGTTTACAGTTTTACATCGGTCTGGGGCCTGAATTATGA
- the ytfT gene encoding galactofuranose ABC transporter, ATP-binding protein YtfT, with protein sequence MPQSLPQTTPPKRRFRWPTGMPQLIALLLVLLVDSLVAPHFYQIVLQDGRLFGSPIDILNRAAPVALLAIGMTLVIATGGIDLSVGAVMAIAGATTAAMTVAGHSLPVVLLAALGTGVLAGLWNGVLVAILKIQPFVATLILMVAGRGVAQLITSGQIVTFNSPTLSWFGSGSLLLFPTPVIIALITLVFFWLLTRRTALGMFIEAVGINIRAAKNAGVNTRVIVMLTYVLSGLCAAIAGIIVTADIRGADANNAGLWLELDAILAVVIGGGSLMGGRFNLLLSVVGALIIQGMNTGILLSGFPPEMNQVVKAIVVLCVLIVQSQRFISLLKGVRGRDKT encoded by the coding sequence ATGCCTCAATCTCTCCCGCAAACCACGCCGCCGAAGCGACGCTTTCGCTGGCCGACCGGCATGCCGCAACTGATTGCGCTGTTGCTGGTGCTGCTGGTGGACAGCCTCGTCGCTCCCCATTTTTACCAGATTGTGTTGCAGGACGGGCGTCTGTTCGGCAGCCCGATTGATATCCTGAATCGCGCCGCCCCCGTCGCATTGCTGGCGATAGGGATGACGCTGGTGATTGCCACAGGCGGCATTGACCTTTCCGTTGGCGCGGTGATGGCGATTGCCGGGGCCACGACTGCCGCGATGACCGTCGCGGGTCATAGCCTGCCGGTGGTACTGCTTGCTGCGTTGGGGACCGGCGTTCTGGCTGGCCTGTGGAACGGCGTTCTGGTGGCGATCCTCAAAATTCAGCCGTTTGTCGCCACGCTGATCCTGATGGTGGCGGGTCGCGGCGTGGCGCAACTGATCACCTCCGGACAGATTGTCACCTTCAACTCGCCCACGCTCTCCTGGTTCGGCAGCGGTTCGCTGCTGCTGTTCCCTACGCCGGTCATTATTGCGCTGATCACGCTGGTATTCTTCTGGCTGCTGACCCGGCGAACGGCGCTCGGGATGTTTATTGAAGCGGTGGGGATTAATATCCGGGCGGCAAAAAATGCCGGGGTGAACACGCGGGTCATCGTCATGCTCACTTACGTGTTGAGTGGACTGTGCGCGGCGATTGCCGGGATTATCGTCACGGCGGATATTCGCGGCGCTGATGCCAACAACGCCGGATTGTGGCTGGAGCTGGACGCCATTCTGGCGGTGGTGATCGGCGGCGGATCCCTGATGGGAGGGCGTTTTAATCTGCTGTTGTCAGTGGTGGGCGCGCTGATCATCCAGGGGATGAACACCGGGATCCTGCTGTCCGGATTTCCGCCGGAGATGAACCAGGTGGTCAAAGCCATCGTGGTGCTGTGCGTACTCATTGTGCAGTCACAGCGCTTTATCAGTCTGCTAAAAGGAGTGCGTGGTCGTGATAAAACGTAA
- the ytfQ gene encoding galactofuranose ABC transporter substrate-binding protein YtfQ, whose protein sequence is MWKRLLLVTAVSAAMSSMAMAAPLTVGFSQVGSESGWRAAETNVAKSEAEKRGITLKIADGQQKQENQIKAVRSFVAQGVDAIFIAPVVATGWEPVLKEAKDAEIPVFLLDRSIDVKDKSLYMTTVTANNVLEGQLIGDWLIKEVNGKPCNVVELQGTVGASVAIDRKKGFAEAIAKAPNIKIIRSQSGDFTRSKGKEVMESFIKAENNGKNICMVYAHNDDMVIGAIQAIKEAGLKPGKDILTGSIDGVPDIYKAMIDGEANASVELTPNMAGPAFDALEKFKKDGTMPEKVTITKSTLYLPDTAKEELEKKKNMGY, encoded by the coding sequence ATGTGGAAGCGCTTACTTTTAGTCACAGCAGTTTCGGCAGCCATGTCGTCTATGGCCATGGCCGCCCCATTAACCGTAGGATTTTCGCAGGTCGGCTCTGAGTCCGGCTGGCGCGCCGCAGAGACCAACGTGGCGAAAAGCGAGGCCGAGAAGCGCGGCATTACGCTGAAAATCGCTGACGGTCAGCAAAAGCAGGAAAACCAGATTAAAGCCGTGCGTTCATTTGTCGCTCAGGGCGTTGACGCCATCTTCATTGCGCCGGTAGTGGCGACAGGATGGGAGCCGGTGCTGAAAGAAGCGAAAGATGCCGAGATCCCGGTCTTTTTGCTCGATCGTTCCATCGATGTAAAAGACAAATCTCTCTATATGACTACCGTTACCGCCAACAACGTGCTTGAAGGTCAACTGATCGGTGACTGGCTGATCAAAGAGGTTAACGGTAAGCCGTGTAATGTGGTTGAGCTGCAGGGCACCGTCGGTGCCAGTGTGGCCATCGATCGTAAGAAAGGGTTTGCCGAAGCCATCGCCAAAGCGCCAAACATCAAAATTATCCGTTCCCAGTCCGGTGACTTCACCCGCAGTAAAGGTAAAGAGGTCATGGAAAGCTTTATCAAAGCGGAGAACAACGGCAAGAACATCTGCATGGTTTACGCCCATAACGATGACATGGTGATCGGGGCTATCCAGGCGATCAAAGAAGCGGGGCTGAAACCGGGCAAAGATATTTTGACCGGCTCTATCGACGGCGTACCGGACATCTATAAGGCGATGATTGACGGTGAAGCAAACGCCAGCGTTGAACTGACGCCGAACATGGCAGGCCCTGCCTTCGACGCACTCGAGAAGTTCAAGAAAGATGGCACCATGCCTGAGAAGGTCACTATCACCAAATCGACGCTGTACCTGCCGGATACCGCGAAAGAAGAGTTAGAGAAGAAGAAAAACATGGGTTATTGA
- the ytfR gene encoding galactofuranose ABC transporter, ATP-binding protein YtfR: MTTEQHQEILRTEGLSKFFPGVKALDNVDFSLRRGEIMALLGENGAGKSTLIKALTGVYHADRGTIWLEGSAISPRNTAHAQQLGIGTVYQEVNLLPNMSVADNLFIGREPRRFGLLRRKEMETRATELMASYGFSLDVREPLNRYSVAMQQIVAICRAIDLSAKVLILDEPTASLDTQEVEMLFGLMRHLRDRGVSLIFVTHFLDQVYQVSDRITVLRNGSFVGCRETHELPQIELVKMMLGRELDTHALQRAGRTLLSDKPVAAFKNFGRKGTIAPFNLDVRPGEIVGLAGLLGSGRTETAEVIFGIKPADSGSAQIKGKTQTLRSPHQASCLGIGFCPEDRKTDGIIAAASVRENIILALQAQRGWLRPIARKEQNDIAERFIRQLGIRTPSAEQPIEFLSGGNQQKVLLSRWLLTKPQFLILDEPTRGIDVGAHAEIIRLIETLCADGLALLVISSELEELVGYADRVIIMRDRKQVAEIPLAELSVPAIMNAIAA; this comes from the coding sequence ATGACGACTGAACAACACCAGGAGATCCTCCGTACAGAGGGATTAAGTAAATTCTTTCCTGGCGTCAAGGCGCTGGATAACGTCGATTTCAGCCTGCGCCGCGGGGAGATCATGGCGTTGCTCGGCGAGAACGGAGCCGGAAAATCCACGCTCATTAAAGCGCTGACCGGCGTCTATCATGCCGATCGCGGTACCATCTGGCTGGAAGGCAGTGCCATCTCCCCCAGAAATACTGCACATGCTCAACAACTGGGCATTGGCACGGTGTATCAGGAAGTGAACCTGCTGCCGAATATGTCGGTGGCGGATAATCTGTTTATTGGTCGTGAACCGCGTCGTTTTGGCCTGCTGCGGCGTAAAGAGATGGAAACGCGCGCCACGGAGTTGATGGCCTCTTACGGCTTTTCCCTCGACGTCCGCGAACCGCTGAACCGCTATTCGGTGGCGATGCAGCAGATCGTGGCTATCTGCCGGGCGATCGATCTTTCCGCTAAAGTCTTGATCCTCGATGAGCCTACCGCCAGCCTTGATACGCAAGAGGTTGAGATGCTGTTCGGCCTGATGCGTCATCTGCGCGATCGCGGCGTGAGTCTGATTTTTGTTACCCATTTTCTTGATCAGGTCTATCAGGTCAGCGATCGGATCACCGTCCTGCGTAACGGCAGTTTTGTCGGCTGCCGTGAAACCCACGAACTGCCGCAGATTGAACTGGTGAAAATGATGCTGGGGCGCGAGCTGGACACTCATGCGTTACAGCGCGCGGGACGTACCTTACTGAGCGACAAACCGGTTGCGGCGTTCAAAAATTTCGGCAGGAAGGGAACGATCGCCCCGTTCAATCTCGACGTTCGTCCCGGTGAGATCGTCGGTCTGGCTGGTCTGCTCGGATCCGGACGCACCGAAACGGCTGAAGTGATCTTCGGCATCAAGCCGGCGGACAGCGGCAGCGCGCAGATCAAAGGCAAAACGCAAACGCTGCGTTCCCCTCACCAGGCGTCATGCCTTGGGATCGGTTTTTGCCCGGAGGACAGGAAAACGGACGGCATTATTGCCGCCGCTTCGGTGCGGGAAAACATTATCCTGGCGCTACAAGCCCAGCGCGGCTGGCTGCGTCCGATTGCGCGCAAAGAACAGAATGATATTGCCGAGCGGTTTATCCGCCAGCTTGGCATTCGCACCCCCAGCGCTGAACAGCCGATCGAATTTCTCTCCGGCGGCAACCAGCAAAAAGTGCTGCTGTCGCGCTGGCTGCTGACTAAGCCACAGTTTCTGATCCTCGATGAACCGACGCGAGGGATCGACGTGGGGGCGCATGCCGAGATCATCCGCCTGATCGAAACCCTGTGCGCTGATGGTCTGGCGTTGCTGGTGATCTCCTCGGAGCTGGAGGAACTGGTGGGATATGCCGATCGGGTGATCATCATGCGTGACCGCAAACAGGTGGCGGAGATCCCGCTGGCTGAACTGTCCGTTCCGGCGATCATGAACGCCATCGCGGCGTAA
- the tamB gene encoding autotransporter assembly complex protein TamB codes for MSLWKKISLGVLIFILLLLGTVAFLLGTTTGLHLIFNAANRWVPGLEIGQVTGGWRDLSLKNIRFDQPGVAVNAGEVHLAVGLDCLWNSSLCVNDLSLKDINVAIDSKKMPPSAPVEEEESGPLNLSTPYPVTLSRVALNNVNIKIDDTTVSVMAFTSGLHWQERDLTLKPTSLQGLLIALPKVAEVAQEEVVEPKIQNPQPDEKPLGETLKDLFSKPVLPEMTDVHLPLNLNIEEFKGEQLRVTGDTDLTVHNLLLKVSSIDGNMKLDALDVDSNQGTVNASGTAQLTHNWPVDITLNSTLNMDPLKGEKVKLKVGGALREQLEVGVNLSGPVALDLRAQTRLAEAGLPLNLEVVSKQVYWPFTGDKQFQADDIKLKLTGKMTDYTLSMRTAVKGQDIPPATITLDAKGNEQQINIDKLSVAALEGKTELKALVDWQQAISWRGELTLDGINTAKEVPDWPSKLNGLIKTRGSLYGGSWQMDVPELKLTGNVKQNKVNVNGSLKGNSYMQWTIPGLHLELGPNSAEVKGELGVKDLNLDATIDAPGLDNALPGLGGTAKGLVKVRGTVDAPQLLADITARGLRWQELSVAQVRVEGDIKSTDQIAGNLNVRVERISQPDVNINLVTLNAKGSEKQHELQLRVQGEPVSGQLDLAGSFDRKEERWKGSLSNTRFQTPVGPLTLTRAIALDYRNQEQKISIGPHCWANPNAELCVPQTIDAGAEGRAVVNLNRFDLAMLKPFMPEATQATGVFTGKADVSWDTTKEGLPQGNVTLSGRNVKVTQTVNDAPLPLAFDTLNVTAELRNNRAELGWLIRLTNNGQLDGQVQVTDPQGRRNLGGNVNIRNVNLAMVNPIFARGEKAAGLLSANLRLGGNVQSPQMFGQLQLSGLDIDGNFMPFDMQPSQLAMNFNGTRSTLTGEIRTQQGQINLSGDADWSQIDNWRARVAAKGSRVRITVPPMVRLDVSPDVVFEATPSLFTLDGRVDVPWARIVVHDLPESAVGVSSDEVMLNNDLQPEKPQSAGIPINSNLIVHVGNNVRMDAFGLKARLTGDLKVAQDKQGLGLNGQINIPEGRFHAYGQDLIVRKGELLFSGPPDQPLLNIEAIRNPESTEDAVIAGVRVTGTADEPKAEIFSDPAMSQQEALSYLLRGQGLSSDQSDSAAMTSMLIGLGVAQSGQVVGKIGETFGVSNLALDTQGVGDSSQVVVSGYVLPGLQVKYGVGIFDSLATLTLRYRLMPKLYLEAVSGVDQALDLLYQFEF; via the coding sequence ATGAGTTTATGGAAGAAGATAAGCCTCGGCGTACTGATTTTTATCCTGCTGTTGCTGGGGACGGTGGCGTTTCTGCTTGGAACGACAACCGGCCTGCATCTGATCTTCAATGCGGCGAACCGCTGGGTGCCGGGCCTGGAAATCGGCCAGGTCACCGGCGGCTGGCGCGATCTGTCACTGAAAAATATCCGCTTTGACCAGCCTGGCGTGGCGGTTAACGCGGGTGAAGTGCATCTGGCGGTGGGGCTGGATTGCCTGTGGAACAGCAGCCTGTGCGTGAACGATCTGTCGCTCAAAGACATAAACGTGGCGATCGACAGTAAAAAAATGCCGCCGTCCGCGCCGGTCGAAGAAGAAGAGAGCGGCCCGCTGAATCTCTCCACGCCGTATCCGGTAACGCTTTCCCGTGTGGCGCTGAACAACGTCAATATTAAAATTGATGACACCACCGTGTCGGTGATGGCGTTTACCTCCGGCCTGCACTGGCAGGAGAGGGATCTGACCCTGAAGCCCACGTCGTTGCAGGGATTGCTGATCGCGCTGCCGAAAGTGGCGGAGGTTGCTCAGGAAGAAGTCGTCGAGCCGAAGATCCAGAACCCGCAGCCGGATGAAAAACCGCTCGGCGAAACGCTGAAAGATTTGTTCTCAAAACCGGTTCTGCCAGAGATGACGGACGTGCATCTGCCGCTCAATCTCAATATTGAAGAGTTCAAAGGCGAGCAACTGCGCGTCACCGGCGATACGGACCTGACGGTGCATAACCTGCTGCTGAAAGTGAGCAGCATCGATGGCAACATGAAACTCGATGCGCTGGACGTTGACTCTAATCAGGGCACGGTTAACGCCAGCGGTACGGCCCAGTTGACCCATAACTGGCCGGTCGATATCACCCTCAACAGCACGCTGAACATGGACCCGCTGAAAGGCGAGAAGGTGAAGCTGAAGGTGGGCGGCGCGCTGCGTGAACAACTGGAAGTGGGGGTAAATCTCTCCGGACCGGTGGCGTTGGATCTGCGTGCCCAGACGCGTCTGGCGGAAGCCGGGCTGCCGTTGAATCTGGAAGTGGTCAGCAAGCAGGTTTACTGGCCGTTTACGGGTGATAAACAGTTCCAGGCTGACGATATCAAACTCAAGCTCACCGGCAAGATGACGGACTATACGCTTTCGATGCGTACGGCGGTGAAAGGACAGGATATCCCGCCGGCGACCATTACGCTTGATGCGAAGGGCAACGAACAGCAGATTAATATCGACAAGCTCAGCGTGGCTGCGCTGGAAGGGAAAACCGAGCTGAAGGCGCTTGTGGACTGGCAGCAGGCGATCAGTTGGCGAGGTGAATTGACGCTGGACGGCATCAATACGGCGAAAGAAGTGCCGGACTGGCCGTCGAAGCTCAATGGTCTGATTAAAACCCGGGGCAGCCTGTATGGCGGTAGCTGGCAGATGGACGTGCCGGAGCTGAAGCTGACCGGTAACGTTAAGCAGAACAAGGTTAACGTTAATGGATCGCTCAAAGGCAATAGCTACATGCAGTGGACGATTCCAGGGCTGCATCTGGAACTGGGGCCAAACAGCGCTGAGGTGAAAGGTGAGCTGGGCGTTAAAGATCTCAATCTGGATGCGACCATTGACGCGCCGGGGCTGGACAACGCCTTGCCGGGACTCGGCGGTACGGCAAAAGGGCTGGTCAAAGTGCGCGGCACGGTTGATGCTCCACAACTGCTGGCGGATATCACCGCCCGTGGACTGCGCTGGCAGGAACTGTCCGTTGCCCAGGTGCGCGTGGAAGGCGACATTAAATCGACCGACCAGATTGCCGGTAACCTTAACGTGCGGGTTGAACGCATTTCGCAGCCCGACGTTAACATCAACCTCGTGACGCTGAACGCCAAAGGGAGCGAAAAGCAACACGAACTGCAACTGCGTGTTCAGGGTGAGCCGGTCTCCGGTCAACTCGATCTGGCCGGGAGCTTTGATCGTAAAGAAGAGCGCTGGAAAGGCTCGCTGAGCAATACCCGCTTCCAGACGCCGGTAGGGCCGTTGACCCTGACCCGCGCCATCGCGCTCGACTACCGTAACCAGGAGCAGAAAATCAGTATCGGGCCACACTGCTGGGCAAACCCGAATGCTGAACTGTGCGTGCCGCAAACTATCGATGCCGGTGCAGAAGGACGGGCGGTGGTGAATCTTAACCGCTTTGATCTGGCGATGCTGAAACCGTTTATGCCGGAGGCGACTCAGGCCACTGGCGTATTCACCGGTAAAGCGGACGTTTCGTGGGACACCACCAAAGAGGGGCTGCCGCAGGGCAATGTCACGCTCTCCGGGCGTAACGTGAAAGTGACGCAGACGGTCAACGACGCGCCGCTGCCGTTAGCGTTCGATACCCTGAACGTGACGGCCGAGCTACGCAACAATCGCGCGGAACTGGGCTGGCTGATCCGCCTGACTAATAACGGACAGCTTGACGGCCAGGTACAGGTGACCGATCCCCAGGGGCGTCGTAACCTGGGCGGCAACGTCAACATTCGCAATGTTAACCTTGCGATGGTGAACCCGATCTTTGCGCGTGGTGAGAAGGCGGCAGGTCTGCTGAGCGCCAATCTGCGTCTGGGCGGTAATGTGCAGAGCCCGCAGATGTTTGGGCAATTGCAACTGAGCGGGCTGGATATTGACGGCAACTTTATGCCGTTTGATATGCAGCCGAGCCAACTGGCGATGAACTTCAACGGCACGCGCTCGACGCTTACCGGAGAGATACGAACCCAGCAGGGGCAGATCAACCTGAGCGGCGACGCTGACTGGAGTCAGATCGATAACTGGCGAGCGCGCGTGGCGGCAAAAGGCAGCCGGGTACGTATCACCGTGCCGCCGATGGTGCGCCTTGATGTTTCTCCGGATGTGGTATTTGAAGCTACGCCGAGTCTGTTCACCCTGGACGGACGGGTGGACGTACCGTGGGCGCGTATTGTGGTACATGACTTGCCAGAAAGCGCGGTGGGCGTTTCCAGCGACGAAGTGATGCTCAATAATGATTTGCAGCCAGAGAAGCCGCAAAGTGCCGGGATCCCGATTAACAGCAATCTGATTGTACACGTCGGTAACAACGTGCGGATGGATGCGTTTGGTCTGAAAGCCCGCCTGACAGGCGATCTGAAAGTGGCGCAGGATAAGCAAGGGCTGGGGCTAAACGGACAGATCAACATTCCGGAAGGTCGCTTCCACGCCTACGGTCAGGATCTGATTGTGCGTAAAGGCGAGCTGTTGTTCTCGGGACCACCGGATCAGCCGTTGCTGAATATCGAAGCCATTCGTAACCCGGAGTCGACAGAGGATGCGGTGATCGCCGGTGTTCGCGTCACCGGAACGGCAGATGAGCCGAAGGCAGAGATCTTCTCTGACCCGGCGATGTCGCAACAGGAAGCGCTCTCTTATCTGCTGCGTGGCCAGGGTTTGAGCAGCGATCAGAGCGACAGTGCCGCAATGACCTCAATGCTTATTGGCCTGGGGGTTGCACAAAGTGGTCAGGTTGTGGGTAAAATCGGGGAGACGTTTGGCGTAAGCAATCTGGCACTGGACACTCAGGGGGTAGGCGACTCCTCCCAGGTCGTGGTCAGCGGATACGTACTGCCAGGTCTGCAGGTGAAATATGGCGTGGGTATATTTGACTCACTGGCGACACTCACGTTACGTTATCGCCTGATGCCTAAGCTATATCTGGAAGCCGTGTCTGGCGTAGATCAGGCACTGGATTTGCTCTATCAGTTTGAGTTTTAG
- a CDS encoding gamma-glutamylcyclotransferase family protein, whose amino-acid sequence MRIFVYGSLRTKQGNSHWMTNAQLLGNYSIDNYQLYSLGHYPGAVPGNGTVHGEVYRIDNATLAELDALRTRGGEYARQLIQTPYGSAWMYVYQRPVDGLTLIDSGNWLDRDQY is encoded by the coding sequence ATGCGAATATTTGTCTACGGCAGTTTACGAACCAAACAAGGCAACAGCCACTGGATGACCAACGCCCAGTTGCTGGGAAATTACAGTATCGATAACTACCAGTTGTACAGTCTGGGCCACTATCCAGGCGCAGTTCCGGGGAACGGAACGGTACACGGTGAGGTTTATCGTATTGATAATGCGACTCTGGCCGAGCTGGATGCTTTGCGCACCCGCGGCGGTGAATACGCACGCCAGTTGATCCAGACGCCGTACGGCAGTGCATGGATGTACGTGTACCAGCGCCCGGTGGATGGATTAACACTGATCGACAGCGGTAACTGGTTAGACAGAGACCAGTACTGA